One Halosegnis longus DNA window includes the following coding sequences:
- a CDS encoding helix-turn-helix domain-containing protein produces the protein MYEFVFTIQRQPDHVYTDLFQAHTSLQSHSFYISTCPNRMVRLESIIGETGALEAATEAALNPSLDRESISDRDIGATRYHDLLTDTSTRRVIYSYLGDIRYRDAVATITSQYISDGALVEVFKQADTERYRVLLRSDEKMGLIYDTISARIGADVTFTFERLDESSQWRNELVTPQALPNDQRDILTHAVDRGYFETPRQVSIADLAADLGIPESTASYRLRRATAQLAEHYASQYPADP, from the coding sequence ATGTATGAATTCGTGTTCACCATCCAGCGGCAACCCGATCACGTCTACACCGACTTGTTCCAAGCACATACCAGTCTACAGTCACACAGTTTCTATATCTCGACATGCCCCAATCGGATGGTGCGACTCGAGTCAATCATCGGCGAGACAGGTGCGCTTGAAGCCGCAACTGAGGCCGCATTGAACCCGTCGTTGGACCGTGAATCGATTAGTGACAGAGATATTGGGGCAACACGTTATCATGACCTGCTGACCGATACGTCCACGCGTCGAGTGATCTACTCATATCTTGGCGACATTCGGTACCGTGACGCAGTCGCAACGATCACATCCCAGTACATCTCTGATGGTGCGTTAGTGGAGGTATTCAAACAAGCCGACACAGAGCGGTATCGGGTACTACTCCGATCCGATGAAAAGATGGGATTAATCTATGATACTATCTCCGCACGTATTGGAGCGGATGTGACGTTCACGTTTGAGCGGCTTGATGAGTCAAGCCAGTGGCGAAATGAGTTAGTCACTCCACAAGCACTTCCCAACGACCAACGAGATATACTTACCCACGCAGTTGACAGGGGATATTTCGAGACTCCACGACAGGTCTCTATCGCTGACCTCGCAGCTGATCTCGGGATACCCGAATCAACAGCGTCATATCGACTTCGGAGGGCAACCGCACAGCTCGCCGAGCATTACGCATCACAGTACCCAGCTGACCCATGA